The genomic interval GCAGACTTCCTCCAAGCCCTCACCGAGGGGTTCCCCGTAGATTTCCTCACGCGGGAGCCCGAGGAGCTGAGCGAGTACGGCCGGGACTGGACGCGTGTCTACGCCCCCGCCCCCAGCGCGGTGGCCCTGCCCCGCACCACGGACGAGGTGTCCCGGCTGCTCGCGCTGTGCCACCAGCACGGCGTGGCGGTGGTCCCCTCCGGAGGGCGCACGGGGCTGGCGGGCGGCGCGGTGGCGGCGAAGGGCGAGGTGGTGCTGTCCCTCCAGCGCATGGCGCGGATGGGCCCGGTGGACCTGCTCGGCAACACGGTGCGGGTGCAGGCGGGCGCGGTGACGGAGGCGGTGCACAAGCACTGCGCCGAGCATGGCCTCACCTGGCCCGTCGACTTCGCCTCCAAGGGCTCCAGCACCGTGGGCGGCAACATCGCCACCAACGCGGGAGGCGTGAAGGTCATCCGCTACGGCCTCACCCGCAACTGGGTGCTGGGCCTCCAGGTGGTGACGGCCGAGGGCCGCGTGCTCGAACTCAACGGCGCGCTGGAGAAGAACAACACCGGCCTGGACCTGCGTCAGCTCTTCATCGGCAGCGAGGGCACGCTGGGCGTCATCACCGAGGCCACGCTCAAGCTCACGCAGGTCCCCGGCAAGCAGGACGTGTTCCTCTTCGCCGTGCCGGACGTGGCCGCCGTGCTGCGGCTGTTCCGGGACGCGCGCCAGCAGACGGCCTTCATCATCTCCGCCTACGAGTTCTTCACGGACCGGTGCCTGGCCCGCGTGCAGCGCCACCGCAAGCTGCGCTCACCGTTCGAAGCCCCCAGCGGCTGCTATGTCCTGCTGGAGGCGGAGTCGAAGGACGCATCCGCGGTGGAGGCGTGGCTGGGCTCGTTGTTCGAGCGGGGCCTGGTGACGGACGGCACCCAGGCGCAGGGCGCGTCCCAGGCCGCGGAGCTGTGGGCGCTGCGCGAGGGCATCAGCGAGAGCCTGTCCGCCACGGGTCTGCCCCACAAGAACGACATCTCGCTGCCGGTGGCGGGCCTGGAGGCCTTCTGCGCGGAGCTGGAGTCTGTCTTCCAGGCGCGCTACCCGGGCTGGGAGGTCTGCCTCTTCGGCCACATCGGCGACGGCAACCTGCACGTCAACGTGATGAAGCCGGACGCCATGGAGAAGGCGGAGTTCCTGGCCCACACGAAGCAGGCGGACCCCACCATGTTCGAGTTGGTGCGCAAGCACTCGGGCAGCATCTCCGCCGAGCACGGCATCGGCCTGCTCAAGAAGGACTACCTGGGCTACTCGCGCTCCGAGGAGGAGCTGGCGCTGCTGCGCGCGCTCAAGCGGACGCTGGACCCCCGGGGCGTGCTCAACCCCGGGAAGATATTGGACGCTTGAGCGCGGCGCGGGCGCGAATCAGGAGACGATGCGCGTCTTGATGTCCGTCGTCAGGCCCGCGATGGCGTCACACACCGGGCGGGACACGTCCTGGTCCAGGTCCATGACCAGGTAGCCGATGTTGGAGTCCGTGCTGAGCACCTGCGCGTGGATGTTCGCGTTCAGGTCCGAGACGATGCGGTTGATGTCGCGCAGCACGCCCGGGATGTTGCGGTGCACGTTGAGGATGCGGTGCGTGCCGGGGATGAGCGGCGCCTCCACCATGGGGAAGTTCACCGCGCCCGTCGTCGCGCCCGTCCGGAAGAACTTGGAGAGGCTGGTCGCCACCTCCTTGCCGATGGACGCCTGCGCCTCCTCCGTGGAACCGCCGATGTGCGGGGTGAGGACGACATTGGGGAGCCCCTGCAACTCGGTGACGAATCCATCCGAGTTGCCTTCCGGCTCCTCCGGGTAGACGTCCACCGCGGCGCCGCCCAGGTGCTTGGAGCGCAGCGCGGCCGACAGCGCGGCGATGTCCACCACGGTGCCTCGGCTGGCGTTGATGAGGCATGCGCCCTTCTTCATCTTCGCGAGCTGCTCGGCGCCCATCATCATGTGCGTGGACGTCAGCGCGGGGACGTGGAGCGTGACGAAGTCGGACTGCTCCAGGAGCTCGTCCAGCGTGGCCACCGCGCGCGAGTTGCCCAGGGGTAGCTTCGTCATCACGTCGAAGTACAGCACCCGCATGCCCAGCGACTCGGCCAGCACGCCCAGCTGCGAGCCGATGTGTCCATAGCCGATGATGCCCAGCGTCTTGCCGCGCACCTCGTGGCTGCCCGTGGCCACCTTGCGCCACTGGCCCGTGTGCACCTCACGGCTGCGGTCGAAGAGCTGGCGCGTGAGGACGATGACCTCGGCGACGACCATCTCCGCCACGCTGCGCGTGTTGCTGAAGGGGGCGTTGAAGACGGGGATGCCGTGCGTGTTCGCCGCCGTCAGGTCCACCTGGTTGGTGCCGATGCAGAAGGCGCCGATGGCGAGCAGGTCCTCCGCGTGGACCAGCGACTCGGGGGGCACCGTCGTCTTGCTGCGGATGCCCAACAGGTGCACGCCCTTGAGACGCTCGGCGAGCTCCGCGGGCTTGAGGGCCGAGGACAGGCGCTCCACCTGGAAGCCTTCGGCCTTCAGCATCTCCTCGGCCGAGGGGTGGATGTTCTCCAGCAGCAGGGCGCGGAACGGACCCTCGTTGAGGATGGGGCGCGTCGGGGACGGCGGGAACCGGGCAGTGCTCATGTCGCCGTGCGTTAGACCCCGGCCCCCAGGCTGTCAAGCGCGGGGTGAGGGGGCTGGAGGGCCCGGTGTCGAGGGGTGGCAAGCAGGGCGTCCCGCCGTCCTCGGCACCGGGCGAGGTGTCAGGAAGAAGACCGCCGTGTCGCTACCGGACGGTCCACGTCACCACGCCGCCGCAGGAGCTGGCGCCGTAGCAGCCCGCGCGGAGCTGGTAGGTGCCGCCCGCGCCGGGGGGCACGGTGTAGCTGGCGTAGGACAAGAGGCCACAGGCGTCGTCGCTGCTGGTCACCTGCTGGCCCGCGCTGTTGTACAGGCGCAGGACGGTGTCCCCGGTGCCGGAGGCGCCCGCTTCCGTGCAGGTGCCGAAGGAGATGCTCTGGCCCTCGGTCAGGACGAGGTCCTGGTTCGTGGTGTTCGCCATCGCGTGGCCGGTGTCGCTGGCGGAGAACTCGAGCGAGCCCCGGGTGGGGGCGGGGCCGGTGGACGTCACCGTCCAGGCCACGGTGCCGGAGCAGGACTCGGCGGCGTAGCAGCCCGCGCGAATCTCGTAGGTGCCCGCGACCGTCGCCGTGAAGGACAGGTTCGAGCCCCGGCCGCCGCAGCCGTCATCGTTGGCGGCGACCTGGATGCCACCCGGGCCGAACAGGCGCAGGAAGGAGTCCCCGGTGACGGCGGAGCCCGTGACGCCGCAGGTGCCCAGGGTGATTTTCTGTCCCGCCGTCAGGGCCACGGACTTGTTGAGGGTGTTGGCCGTGGCGCTGGCGGTGTTGGAGGCGGAGAAGGTGAACGAGGTGCCGCCTCCGGTGGGCGGCGGGCCGGAGCCACACAGCCGCGTGCTGGTGGACGCCTGGCAGAGCGCGTCGATGGCGGGGCGCACGTAGGTGATGTCCTCGCCGTCGCAGCCCGTCTCCGAGCAGGTGTTGACGACGAAGCAGCCGCCGCGCGCGACGTAGTCCTCCGTGCCGCGCACCAGGATGCCGGCCACGGTGTGGCTCGCCATGTCGTAGACGCCCGAGCCGGAGTTGCCGCCGAAGGTGTCCGTGCTGGCGACGAAGTAGTCCAGCGTGCCGGCGCGGCCGTCGCGCACCTTGCCGCCCGCATCAATCTTGAAGGGGATGCCGCTGCCAGAGCCGATGACCGCGATGTTCGTGCCCACGGCCAGCGCGGTGTTGCCGGGACGAATGGGCGCGGGCTCGTAGCGGGGCGCGGCGGGGCGGTCCAGCTTGATGATGGCGTAGTCCAGGGTGCGGCCCCCGGAAGTCGCCTCGCGGCGCACGACGATGGAGCGGCAGGAGAAGATGTCTTCTGTCGTGATGGTCTGCAGCGCGGTGGCGGACGTCCGGTAGAAGTTGAAGACGAAGCGGGTGTCCGCGCACTCGCCCGCGTCGACGACGCAGTGGCCCGCCGTCAGCACCAGGTCATCGTCGATGAGCGTCCCGGAGCACCACGCGGGCGCCGGGTCGTCGCGGAAGCGCTGGTCGCTGCAGAGCCCCTCGGCGACGCCCAGGGTGTCCGCGTAGAAGGTGACGTTGTTGGGGTCTTTGGTGTTGATGGACGACGGAGACATCAGCGCCACGGTGGAGCGCCGCGCGCGCTCCTGGAGCAGCGTGTCCGCGTGGGCGTACACATCCGTGCGGTCGTCGTTGCCGTAGACCACCGGGTGCTCGCCGGCTCCTGTTTCAGGAGCCTCCTCTCCCGGCGGTGACTCGGGGCCTGGGGCGCAGGCCGCGAAGGCGAGGGTACACATCAGCGCGCCAAGCCAAATCCTGGCGGCGCCGTTCCGGGGGGGATGCATGTGAAGACGACTCCTGATGAGGGGACTGGATGCCTGCCCCGGGGGGCAGCCCGCCCACTATAGGTGAGCGGGGCGGGCGAGGGCACGAGGCCCGGGCCGCAGGCTCAGTCCGCCTCGGGGTTGCGCAACCACCCCAGGGCTTCGTGCCGCGTCTCGAACGTCCGCGTGGGGATGGTCAGCATCGCCCGCTTGGTCATCCGCCACGCCTGGAGGCCGGACGGTGCGTCGCTGACGACCCGCGCGGAGCGCTTCATCCCGTGCAACTGCGCGTAGGCGTTCAGCGCCGCCATGGAGGCCACGACGTCGGTGGGCATCACCCGGAGCTGCGACTGGTCCACCAGCGCCGACCACTCTCCCGCGAAGTCGACAATCGCCTTCTTCACCTCTGTGAGGTACTCCGACAGGTCGGCGGAGGTGACTTGGGAGGGATAGACGACCTCGAGGATTCGGTCCTGCTCGTGAACGGTGATCTGAAAGGGCATGGGCGGTGACGGCTCCGAAGGCGCGCCATCCTAGCCGCAGCCGGTGACACCAGATACCAGACGCTTCATCCGCGCTAAAGGGGGGGATGTCCGCCCGTGCTGTCGGGAAGCGCTGGGAATGTCAGACCCCCCGGCTAGTGACGTCCGGGCCGTCGAGCCGCTCCGGGCCGCGTCGCAGGGCGTGGCCGGCGGTTCGAGCCGGCCTGGGGGTTTCATGAACAGGAAGCTGTGCATCCTGGGTGCGGTGCTGGGCACCGTGCCGGGGTTTGTACCGGACGTATCCAACCCCGTGGAGATGGGAGTGAAGGAGCCACGGCGGGAAGCGCGAGCCGCCTCGCGTGACACAAATGCGGCACACACGAAGGAGCCGGTGGAGCGCTCGTCGCGCCCGACCGAGGTGGAGTCGAGAGGCCACACGCGGGCCGCACGGGAGCCGGAAGCACCGATTCATCCGTGCGAGCTGAAGACGGTGGTGACGGTCCCCTGCGACGAGACGCAGGCGCTGTGTGAGTTCACTTATTGGGAGTGTCCGGCGGCGGTGAATCCGCTGCGGGCCTGAGCCGTACGTCTGGCGCGCCGCGAGCGCGTCGGCACACGGCGTGAAGGGTGGGCCCGGGAGAGTGGGCCGGCCCTTCACGCCGGTGTCGTTCCGGAGCCGCGAGGAGGCCCGGTTTCGCGCCGTGTTGTCGGGGCCGTCACGAGCGCTCGACGCATCCGTGACGAGCACCTGAGAGCGTGCCGAG from Myxococcus stipitatus carries:
- a CDS encoding FAD-binding oxidoreductase encodes the protein MSSTSLPADFLQALTEGFPVDFLTREPEELSEYGRDWTRVYAPAPSAVALPRTTDEVSRLLALCHQHGVAVVPSGGRTGLAGGAVAAKGEVVLSLQRMARMGPVDLLGNTVRVQAGAVTEAVHKHCAEHGLTWPVDFASKGSSTVGGNIATNAGGVKVIRYGLTRNWVLGLQVVTAEGRVLELNGALEKNNTGLDLRQLFIGSEGTLGVITEATLKLTQVPGKQDVFLFAVPDVAAVLRLFRDARQQTAFIISAYEFFTDRCLARVQRHRKLRSPFEAPSGCYVLLEAESKDASAVEAWLGSLFERGLVTDGTQAQGASQAAELWALREGISESLSATGLPHKNDISLPVAGLEAFCAELESVFQARYPGWEVCLFGHIGDGNLHVNVMKPDAMEKAEFLAHTKQADPTMFELVRKHSGSISAEHGIGLLKKDYLGYSRSEEELALLRALKRTLDPRGVLNPGKILDA
- the serA gene encoding phosphoglycerate dehydrogenase, whose protein sequence is MSTARFPPSPTRPILNEGPFRALLLENIHPSAEEMLKAEGFQVERLSSALKPAELAERLKGVHLLGIRSKTTVPPESLVHAEDLLAIGAFCIGTNQVDLTAANTHGIPVFNAPFSNTRSVAEMVVAEVIVLTRQLFDRSREVHTGQWRKVATGSHEVRGKTLGIIGYGHIGSQLGVLAESLGMRVLYFDVMTKLPLGNSRAVATLDELLEQSDFVTLHVPALTSTHMMMGAEQLAKMKKGACLINASRGTVVDIAALSAALRSKHLGGAAVDVYPEEPEGNSDGFVTELQGLPNVVLTPHIGGSTEEAQASIGKEVATSLSKFFRTGATTGAVNFPMVEAPLIPGTHRILNVHRNIPGVLRDINRIVSDLNANIHAQVLSTDSNIGYLVMDLDQDVSRPVCDAIAGLTTDIKTRIVS
- a CDS encoding serine protease translates to MHPPRNGAARIWLGALMCTLAFAACAPGPESPPGEEAPETGAGEHPVVYGNDDRTDVYAHADTLLQERARRSTVALMSPSSINTKDPNNVTFYADTLGVAEGLCSDQRFRDDPAPAWCSGTLIDDDLVLTAGHCVVDAGECADTRFVFNFYRTSATALQTITTEDIFSCRSIVVRREATSGGRTLDYAIIKLDRPAAPRYEPAPIRPGNTALAVGTNIAVIGSGSGIPFKIDAGGKVRDGRAGTLDYFVASTDTFGGNSGSGVYDMASHTVAGILVRGTEDYVARGGCFVVNTCSETGCDGEDITYVRPAIDALCQASTSTRLCGSGPPPTGGGTSFTFSASNTASATANTLNKSVALTAGQKITLGTCGVTGSAVTGDSFLRLFGPGGIQVAANDDGCGGRGSNLSFTATVAGTYEIRAGCYAAESCSGTVAWTVTSTGPAPTRGSLEFSASDTGHAMANTTNQDLVLTEGQSISFGTCTEAGASGTGDTVLRLYNSAGQQVTSSDDACGLLSYASYTVPPGAGGTYQLRAGCYGASSCGGVVTWTVR
- a CDS encoding STAS/SEC14 domain-containing protein; amino-acid sequence: MPFQITVHEQDRILEVVYPSQVTSADLSEYLTEVKKAIVDFAGEWSALVDQSQLRVMPTDVVASMAALNAYAQLHGMKRSARVVSDAPSGLQAWRMTKRAMLTIPTRTFETRHEALGWLRNPEAD